Genomic window (bacterium):
GTTCACGACTCGTGCCCAACCCCGATCGCGTCGCGCGACTCCGGTGAACCGGTCGCTGCGAATTCGCGAGTGCAATCGAGGGGTTGCGGTGGTGGCCCAGGGCGGGGTCGAACCGCCGACACCGCGATTTTCAGTCGCGTGCTCTACCAGCTGAGCTACCGGGCCACCGAAGGAGCGGAAGAGTAACGGAACCCGCCGCCCCGTCCATCCATTCGGCACGAAAACCGCGGAACCGAAGCGCGGAAAACCCGAGCCATGACGGGGGTCTCCCACGGGGGGAGCCGCGAGCGATCAGCGAGCGGCGAGTCCGGCCGCAGGCCGGGAGGTGCGAGCGATCAGCGAGCACCGAGTCCGGCCGCAAGCCGGGAGCCGCGAGCGATGAGCGAGCCGCGAGTCCGGCCGAAGGCCGGGAGCGGCGGCGTTCACCGAGCCCCGCCGCCACCTCGCAAGCCCAACTTCTACTGCCCCGCCGCGTCCGCCGCGGGCGCCGCCGGCGGTGCCGAGGACTCACTCGCACGGGCGCTCTCCGCCGTCGTCCCGTCCACCTCGCCGACCGTTTCGACCAACGCGATCTCGCCCGCGCCTTGCTCGAGCTCCATCGCACTCCGAACTGCCGCGACCTGGCCCACGGGCCGGACGCTCGTGATCGTGACGTTCTCGATCGGGCGGTCCTTGGGGCCCCATCGGCCGGAGCGATCGATCGCGACGCGGGTGATGTCGTCGACGAGCTCCATGCCGTCGAGGACGCGGCCGATCGTGTTGTAGCGGCCGTCGAGGTTGCGGTTGTCGGCGTGCATGATGAAGAACTGGGCGCTCGTCGAGTCCGCGCGGCCGCGGTTGCCCATTCCGACGACGCCGCGCAGGTAGGGCGCGGCGGAGAACTCGTCGGGCAGCGGGTTCTCGCCGCCGCCGGTTCCGTCGTTGGTCGGATCGCGGTCGCGGCTCTTGGGGTCGCCGCCCTGGATCATGAAGCCGGGGATCACGCGGTGGAAGGTCGTGCCGTCGTAGTAGCCCTCGTTCGCGAGGTCGATCACGTTGACGACGGTCGCAGGGGCGAGCTCGGGCATGAGCTCGATCAGGACCGTGCCCTCCTGCTCCGGCGTCTCGATCTGGAGCTCGAGCACCGGGTGGCTCGGATCGTTCGGCCAGGCGAAGTCGTCGTTGCCCTCGGTCTCCGCGGGCTCGATCTTCGTCAGGCCGGCGAGGGAGGGCGTCGGGCCGTTCTCGCCGCAGCCGACGAGGGCCACCCCGAGTGCGCCGGCCGTCACGAAGAGGGCTGCGATCCAGAGGGGTCGCAATCGTCCGTCGGAATGGGAGGGGTGTGATAGCGTGCCGCGCATGTCGGATACATCGTCCGAGGCGACGGCGGAGCTGAGCCCAATCGCCCGCTTCGGGACGCAGCAGAGGGGGCCGACCTTGCGGAAGCTCAACGGAATTGCGGCTTCGCCGCGTACGAGGGTGACGGGTCCCACCTCCGTGCAACATCCCGTCGCGCGGGCGGTCGCCGTCCTGCTCCTCTTCCTTCTTCTTCTCTTCCTCCCTGCCTCGTCGGCCATCGCTGCAGCCGGTGCGCCCGCCGTGGGCACCGGCGGGATGGTCGTCTCGACCCATCGCGCCGCCGCCGCGGCCGGGGCGAGGATCCTCGAAGAGGGCGGCAATGCGATCGATGCGGCGGTCGCGACGGCCTTCGCGGTCGGCGTCGTGCAGCCCTTCTCCGCCGGCGTCGGGGGCGGCGCGTTCGCCCTCGTGCGGCTCGAGGACGGGACGATCCGTGCGCTCGATGCGCGCGAGACGGCGCCGGCCAAAGCCACGCCGACCATGTACACCGACCCGGGCGTGCCCGAGCGGGCCTCGGTCCTCGGACCCCTCGCCGTCGCGACGCCCTCGTTCGTGCCGGGGATGGTCGAGCTGCTCGAGAAGCACGGCACGATGTCGCTTCGCCAGGTCCTGGCGCCCGCGATCGAGCTCGCCCGCGGCGGGATCGAGATCGGCCGATACCACGCGCGCATGGCCGGGTTCATGCGGCGGCGCTTCACCGAGGACGCCTTCTCCGAGACCTGGCGGATCCAGTTCGCGCCCTTCGATCCGGCGACCATGCAGGGCGAGGTCCTGAAGCAGGAAGACCTGGCACGGAGTCTCGAGCTCCTGGCGATGCGGGGCGAGCGGGTGTTCCGGGATGGTGAGGTCGGGCAGGCGATCGTCGCCGAGGTCCAGCGCCGCGGCGGCATCCTGACCCTCGACGACCTGCGCAACTTCGAACCGAAGTGGCGGGAGCCCGTACTCGGCGACTACCGGGGCCATCGCATCGCGAGCTTCCCGCCGCCGTCCTCCGGCGGCGCCGTCCTCGTGCAGGCACTCAACGTACTCGAAGGGTTCGACCTCTCGGCCCATCGTTCCCGCGATGCCTCGGCCATCCATCTCGTGACCGAGGCGATGAAGCTCGCCTTCGCGGATCGCGCCGCGTACATGGGCGACTCGGACTTCGTCGACGTCCCGATCGCCCGACTCGTGTCCAAGGACTACGCGAATGCCCAACGCGCGCGCATCGACGCGAAGCAGGCGACGCGGATCGAGGCGCCGGGTGCGATCCCCGAAGACGCGGGGACGACGCATCTCTCGGTGACCGACGCGGCGGGCCGCGCGGTCGCGCTCACCATGACGATCAACACGCCCTTCGGCTCCGGGATCACGGCGAAGGGGACGGGTGTCGTCCTCAACAACGAGATGGACGACTTCGCGATCGCGACCGGGACGCCCAACAGCTACGGCCTGATCGACACGCGCGGTGCGAACCTGCCCGCGGCGGGCAAGCGGCCGCTGTCGAGCATGACGCCGACCATCATCGACAAGGACGGTCGGCTCTTCATGGTCTCGGGCAGCCCCGGCGGCCCTCGCATCATCTCGACGACGCTGCTCACGATCCTCAACGTGATCGACTGGGGCATGGATCCGCGTGCCGCCGCCGCGGCCCCCCGCTACCACCACCAATGGGATCCGGACAAGCTCCGGGTCGAGCCGGAGACGCCGGCTGAGGTGATCTCCTCCCTCGAAGCGAGAGGGCACATCGTCGAGCTGAGTCCGCGCCATTGGTCCGCGGCCGAGGTCATCGTCGTCGATCCCGGGACCGGCCGGCACCTGGGCGGGAGCGATCCGAGGACGGATGGGGGCGCGATCGGTGTAACCGAGTCTGCGGATCGGAAATGATCCGCACGGTTCATTCGCGCTTCGGACGGGGCGAAAAGGCTTTCGATAGCAAGGGCTTGTCGACGGAGTTGCCGGTACGCAGCGGGCTGGATGCACACGCCTGAAGGCCGCGGGTAGTGGACTTTTTTCT
Coding sequences:
- a CDS encoding peptidylprolyl isomerase encodes the protein MRPLWIAALFVTAGALGVALVGCGENGPTPSLAGLTKIEPAETEGNDDFAWPNDPSHPVLELQIETPEQEGTVLIELMPELAPATVVNVIDLANEGYYDGTTFHRVIPGFMIQGGDPKSRDRDPTNDGTGGGENPLPDEFSAAPYLRGVVGMGNRGRADSTSAQFFIMHADNRNLDGRYNTIGRVLDGMELVDDITRVAIDRSGRWGPKDRPIENVTITSVRPVGQVAAVRSAMELEQGAGEIALVETVGEVDGTTAESARASESSAPPAAPAADAAGQ
- the ggt gene encoding gamma-glutamyltransferase, translated to MQHPVARAVAVLLLFLLLLFLPASSAIAAAGAPAVGTGGMVVSTHRAAAAAGARILEEGGNAIDAAVATAFAVGVVQPFSAGVGGGAFALVRLEDGTIRALDARETAPAKATPTMYTDPGVPERASVLGPLAVATPSFVPGMVELLEKHGTMSLRQVLAPAIELARGGIEIGRYHARMAGFMRRRFTEDAFSETWRIQFAPFDPATMQGEVLKQEDLARSLELLAMRGERVFRDGEVGQAIVAEVQRRGGILTLDDLRNFEPKWREPVLGDYRGHRIASFPPPSSGGAVLVQALNVLEGFDLSAHRSRDASAIHLVTEAMKLAFADRAAYMGDSDFVDVPIARLVSKDYANAQRARIDAKQATRIEAPGAIPEDAGTTHLSVTDAAGRAVALTMTINTPFGSGITAKGTGVVLNNEMDDFAIATGTPNSYGLIDTRGANLPAAGKRPLSSMTPTIIDKDGRLFMVSGSPGGPRIISTTLLTILNVIDWGMDPRAAAAAPRYHHQWDPDKLRVEPETPAEVISSLEARGHIVELSPRHWSAAEVIVVDPGTGRHLGGSDPRTDGGAIGVTESADRK